CATCTTCCCCGGCGGATCATCTCCTTCGTACAAACTCCACCTCACCAGCAACGGCACTCACTTCATCCGCCTCCACTTCGCCCccttcaaagcttcaaccttTGACTTAAATTCAGCGAAATTCTCCGTTTTGGTTAACGGGTTCTCCGTCTTGACCAGCTTCGCCGCTAACTCCGTCGTAGTCAAAGAGTTCATACTCAAAATCGATTCCCCTGTTCTCGAGATTTCGTTTCTCCCTTCGAAAGCATCCACCTTTGCCTTCGTCAACGCGATAGAAGTCTTCTCAGCTCCCAGAGATTACATAATCGATCAAGGCACTAAGCGCGTAGTCCCCAACTCCGCTCAAATCTTCAGCAACTTATCATCCCAAGTTCTCGAGACGGTGCATAGAATCAACGTCGGTGGTTTGAAGTTAACTCCGTTTAACGACTCACTCTGGAGGACGTGGCTCGTCGACGACGACTACCTTCTCCTCAAAGGAGCTGCTAAGCGCGCGTGGACCACTCACTCTCCGAATTACCAGAGCGGCGGCGCGACGAGGGAGATTGCTCCTGACAATGTGTACATGACAGCGCAGGAGATGAACCGAGATAGCCAGGAGCTGCAGGCGAGGTTTAACATCAGCTGGGAGTTCCCCGTTGGTTCGAAACGTGTTCTTCATTTGGTTCGTTTGCATTTTTGTGACATCGTTAGTACATCTCTTAATCAGCTCTACTTCAATGTCTTTATCAATGACTATCTCGCGTATAGAGATGTTGATCTCTCCGCGTTGAACTTCCATGTGCTTGCTTCTCCTTTGTATATTGACTTTGTTGCTGAGTCTGATCGTGATGGGGCGGTGAGGATAAGCGTTGGACCGTCTGATCTCAGCAACCCGGCGAGAGCTAATGCTATATTAAACGGAGTTGAGATCATGAGGATTGTGAATCCTGTAGGCTCCAAAGTGGGGTATGGGAAGAAGCACGTGGTGTGGATCGTTGCCGGCTCGGTGTTGGGAAGTCTTGTGTTCTTGTCTCTCCTCGTCTTGTTGGGTTTGTGTTTATGCAGgcccaagaagaagaacagaaCCAAGAGGTCAGAGAGCACGGGGTGGACGCCTCTGAGGAGGTTCAGAAACAGCTCCATCAGTAGAACGACCGAAGGAACCGTGAGCTCCAACGGCTACCAAACTCTGAGAATCTCTTTCGCTGAGATACAGTCCGGAACCAATAACTTTGACAAGAGTTTAGTGATCGGAGTTGGAGGATTCGGGATGGTCTTTAAAGGCTCTCTCAAGGACAATACCAAAGTAGCTGTCAAGAGAGGCGTCCCCGGTTCGAGACAAGGCTTGCCAGAGTTTCTCTCCGAGATAACCATCCTCTCCAAGATCCGTCATCGTCATCTCGTTTCACTTGTGGGATACTGTGAAGAGCAGTCTGAGATGATCCTTGTTTATGAGTACATGGACAAAGGACCGCTCAAGAGCCACTTATACGGTTCCACCAACCCTCCTTTGTCGTGGAAGCAACGGCTTGAGGTCTGCATTGGTGCAGCGAGAGGTCTTCATTACCTTCACACCGGTTCTT
This genomic interval from Brassica napus cultivar Da-Ae chromosome A6, Da-Ae, whole genome shotgun sequence contains the following:
- the LOC106348292 gene encoding probable receptor-like protein kinase At5g24010; the protein is MAFLVNLILTLILFFLSLLHLFSAAFTPPDNYLLNCGANTNASFFSTRSFLGDSSKQVSTFLSTDRSISLSDQNPPPDSPLLYHTARIFPGGSSPSYKLHLTSNGTHFIRLHFAPFKASTFDLNSAKFSVLVNGFSVLTSFAANSVVVKEFILKIDSPVLEISFLPSKASTFAFVNAIEVFSAPRDYIIDQGTKRVVPNSAQIFSNLSSQVLETVHRINVGGLKLTPFNDSLWRTWLVDDDYLLLKGAAKRAWTTHSPNYQSGGATREIAPDNVYMTAQEMNRDSQELQARFNISWEFPVGSKRVLHLVRLHFCDIVSTSLNQLYFNVFINDYLAYRDVDLSALNFHVLASPLYIDFVAESDRDGAVRISVGPSDLSNPARANAILNGVEIMRIVNPVGSKVGYGKKHVVWIVAGSVLGSLVFLSLLVLLGLCLCRPKKKNRTKRSESTGWTPLRRFRNSSISRTTEGTVSSNGYQTLRISFAEIQSGTNNFDKSLVIGVGGFGMVFKGSLKDNTKVAVKRGVPGSRQGLPEFLSEITILSKIRHRHLVSLVGYCEEQSEMILVYEYMDKGPLKSHLYGSTNPPLSWKQRLEVCIGAARGLHYLHTGSSQGIIHRDIKSTNILLDNNYVAKVADFGLSRSGPCLDETHVSTGVKGSFGYLDPEYFRRQQLTDKSDVYSFGVVLFEVLCARPAVDPLLVREQVNLAEWAIAWQKKGMLDQIVDPNIAGQIKPCSLKKFAETAEKCCADYGVDRPTIGDVLWNLEHVLQLQESGPLAEPGEACGDVNGSGTTARQGLSSDSNTERDSGDGTSGIIDSSQVFSQLMNNAGR